The window CAGGACCCTGCGGCATGAATCGGCCGGCTTCATCGACGAAGCCGTCCCAGACGTCGACATAGGTGATGCCGGCCTTGCCCGCGCCATCCCGATACAGCGCATCGAGGAACAGCATGTCCGAGGTGGCCTTCTGGCCACGCACCGCCGGAAGCCCGACCCAGACCACCGGCACGCCCTTGCTCTTGAGCACCGCGATCATCTCTTCGATCTTCTTGGCGTAGAGCTCGACCCAGCGGTCTTCGCGAAAATCCGTCGAGCCGCCCGTCGAGCGTGCGCTTTTCTCCGGCGCGATGATGGACGGCGTATCGCTGTCGGCGGCCTGGTCGTCGGCGCCTGCATCCGCATCCGGGGACTTGTCGTCCGGTTTGGCACCCTTCTTGGTGTCCGCTTTCTTGTCCGCCGGCGCCTTGTCCGTAGAAGCCTTGGGATCTGTCTTCTCGCTGCTCTCCCGGATGGGAACGCGGTCGTTCAGGCCGAGCATGACCACGATCGCATCGGGGCGCTCGGTGGCAAGAATGCCCTTGGCGGCCGCAGCCCAATCGGCGGGATCACCCTTCGGCTGATAACGGAGCAAACCCGACACGGTCTTGTGCTTGCGGATCACGCCGATATCGGGCTGCTCGGAAAACGCATCCTCCAGGCCGTAGGCCAGCCAATCCGCCATGGCATCGCCGAGCACCAGTACGTTGCGCTCGGCCGGTGTCTCACGCTTTTCCGCTGATGGCGCGCGCGAATAATCGACTGCGCGCTGTTGCTGCTGGGGCGGCGGAGAATTCGGGAAAATCTGCTGGAACGGCGCGAAAAAGCCGCCACCGAAACCCCCGCGCTGCTGTGGAATATCCCGCTGCGGCCGCGGCGGCGGGCGGCCGCCGAAACCGAAATCGAACAGACCTTGCGCCGGGGCCGGCCCCGCAATGCCGAACAGAATCGCCGCAGCCACGGTGACCGCAATCAGCGGCCCGGCTTCGGACAGAATACGTCGCAACGGTGTTGGTCTCGATATTCGTTTCATGGGCCAGGAAATCTGGGGCGCAAAAACTCGTGACGTCAAAATACTAGCAGATTCAGGCCGTACGCGGGCAATATTCGCCCCGCAGGGTGAACCCCGGTCGCAGTCCAATATCTTGAATCCTCAATAAAAACATCCCTTTCTCGGCCGGCTCGGGTCTTGAAGGCATCGAATTGTGGTTTAATCCCCGTCATCCGCCCTCGCCGGCCGCCATTCCACTGACCCGCGTGGCCCACCGCCCC is drawn from Bradyrhizobium prioriisuperbiae and contains these coding sequences:
- a CDS encoding SGNH/GDSL hydrolase family protein gives rise to the protein MKRISRPTPLRRILSEAGPLIAVTVAAAILFGIAGPAPAQGLFDFGFGGRPPPRPQRDIPQQRGGFGGGFFAPFQQIFPNSPPPQQQQRAVDYSRAPSAEKRETPAERNVLVLGDAMADWLAYGLEDAFSEQPDIGVIRKHKTVSGLLRYQPKGDPADWAAAAKGILATERPDAIVVMLGLNDRVPIRESSEKTDPKASTDKAPADKKADTKKGAKPDDKSPDADAGADDQAADSDTPSIIAPEKSARSTGGSTDFREDRWVELYAKKIEEMIAVLKSKGVPVVWVGLPAVRGQKATSDMLFLDALYRDGAGKAGITYVDVWDGFVDEAGRFMPQGPDFEGQIRRLRSADGVFFTKAGARKLAHYVEREITRLLAARTTPVALPSEPAIPDVNARPGGPAPRPLAGPIVPLVVSSVGTDELLGGPGTRPASVDALAARTMVKGEALAAPAGRADDFSWPRRDVGRLEPGKDVPIAATPAKAETPPVAAVAPPDGAASAAAVAPAQPPKKKRAPPAFSSPGASPGFFGFDTRPSPPPQQLRPPRPRDGVPRPPAGVGRSASAPDGLFTR